In a single window of the Pontibacter russatus genome:
- a CDS encoding (deoxy)nucleoside triphosphate pyrophosphohydrolase: MIRVTCALIEQYDRVLVTQRSRNMPEPLLWEFPGGKIEEGETEEECLVREIREELSLHIQPLQRMTPVLHPVGGAPTLQLIPYRCRYDRGTIQLLEHRSYHWAHPHDFAKYDWCPPDIPVVAEYLRLIAKR; the protein is encoded by the coding sequence ATGATAAGAGTGACATGTGCCCTCATCGAGCAATATGACCGGGTGCTGGTCACGCAGCGAAGCCGGAACATGCCTGAGCCCCTGCTGTGGGAGTTCCCGGGAGGTAAAATAGAGGAGGGCGAGACGGAGGAGGAATGCCTGGTGCGGGAGATCAGGGAAGAACTCAGCCTGCACATCCAGCCACTGCAGCGCATGACACCCGTGCTGCACCCCGTGGGCGGAGCGCCTACGCTGCAACTCATCCCATACCGCTGCCGCTACGATAGGGGCACCATCCAACTGCTGGAGCACCGCAGCTACCATTGGGCCCACCCCCACGACTTTGCGAAATACGACTGGTGCCCGCCGGACATACCGGTGGTGGCCGAGTACCTGCGCCTTATAGCAAAACGGTAG
- a CDS encoding DUF4262 domain-containing protein encodes MDKEKTGYEKQLSDIKEHGLHVIHVLEDEKGPKFSYSVGLFHNYQHPEIIIIGLKRELAHILINNIAFDIKEGKTYKGGQFYSDILDDFKCLMLDVEAKYYDEYLGQASRFYESNDFPVLQCVYPTVSGVYPWEDSWPEDLKAIQPLLGEINSNFIK; translated from the coding sequence ATGGATAAAGAGAAGACAGGGTATGAAAAACAGCTTTCAGACATTAAGGAGCATGGGCTGCATGTTATCCATGTTTTAGAAGATGAAAAAGGCCCTAAATTTTCTTACTCAGTAGGGCTATTTCACAATTATCAGCATCCAGAAATCATAATAATTGGTCTCAAAAGAGAATTAGCTCATATCCTAATCAACAATATCGCCTTTGACATCAAAGAAGGTAAAACATACAAGGGTGGACAATTTTATTCTGATATATTAGATGATTTTAAATGCCTAATGCTGGACGTTGAAGCGAAATACTATGATGAATACTTAGGTCAGGCAAGCAGGTTTTATGAAAGCAATGATTTTCCTGTGCTGCAATGTGTTTATCCTACTGTAAGTGGGGTATACCCATGGGAAGATAGTTGGCCAGAAGACCTAAAAGCCATCCAACCATTATTGGGTGAAATCAATAGTAACTTTATCAAGTAA
- a CDS encoding ArnT family glycosyltransferase — protein sequence MARKAIILTGFIILKFLLQYMLISPEYDLQRDEYLYLDQANHLAWGYISIPPLTAWISFLIKLLGNSVFWVKFYPALFGALTIAVVWKAIEELNGNLAALILGATGVLFSALLRLNTLYQPNSLDVLCWTTLYFVVIKYLNTLKPKWLYVGALVFAIGFLNKYNIIFLLIGLLPAILMTEQREILSRKDLYLAMLLGLLLILPNLVWQYQNQFPVVHHLNELAETQLVNVDTGGFLRSQVLFYIGSLFVIISALYALLFYRPFRKYRAFFWAIIFTLAVFIYFKAKDYYAIGLYPIYIAFGSVFIADMLKTGWKRYLQAVAIAIPALLFIPMYNIAFPNKSPEYILQHAERYKDLGMLRWEDGKDHALPQDFADMLGWKELAHKVDKIYAGLPEPGKTLVLCDNYGQAGAINYYTNKNIRAVSFNADYVNWFNLEQPFDHLIRVKSYTGRDSELEETSPYFHTSLVSDSITNPFAREYRTTVYTFIGAKVNINERIKEEIDKTKNYR from the coding sequence ATGGCAAGAAAAGCAATTATCTTAACAGGCTTTATCATCTTGAAATTTCTTTTGCAGTACATGCTGATAAGCCCGGAGTATGATTTGCAACGTGATGAATACCTCTACCTTGACCAGGCAAACCATCTGGCGTGGGGTTATATCTCCATACCACCTCTGACTGCCTGGATATCCTTCCTCATCAAGCTTTTGGGCAATAGCGTGTTTTGGGTTAAGTTTTACCCTGCCCTTTTTGGTGCCTTGACAATTGCTGTCGTTTGGAAAGCCATTGAAGAACTCAACGGGAACTTAGCTGCCTTGATTTTAGGGGCTACCGGCGTTTTATTTTCTGCTCTTTTAAGACTCAATACGCTTTATCAACCTAACTCATTGGACGTACTCTGCTGGACGACGCTTTACTTCGTTGTCATAAAGTACCTCAATACCCTAAAACCGAAGTGGCTGTATGTCGGCGCCCTTGTATTCGCCATAGGTTTTTTGAATAAGTACAACATCATCTTCCTGCTCATAGGTCTTTTACCGGCCATTTTGATGACCGAGCAACGTGAAATACTGTCCAGGAAGGACCTATACCTGGCCATGCTACTAGGGCTGCTGCTTATCCTGCCAAACCTTGTATGGCAATACCAGAACCAATTTCCGGTTGTGCATCATCTGAATGAACTGGCTGAAACCCAATTGGTAAATGTGGATACCGGGGGATTCTTGAGATCGCAAGTGCTTTTTTATATAGGCTCTTTGTTTGTCATCATTTCAGCCCTTTACGCCTTATTGTTTTACAGACCTTTCAGAAAATATAGAGCCTTTTTCTGGGCGATTATTTTTACGCTGGCTGTTTTTATTTATTTCAAGGCGAAAGATTACTATGCCATAGGGTTGTATCCCATTTACATAGCTTTCGGTTCTGTATTTATTGCCGATATGCTGAAGACTGGCTGGAAAAGATATTTGCAGGCTGTTGCCATTGCCATTCCGGCCCTACTTTTTATTCCGATGTATAATATCGCTTTTCCCAATAAAAGCCCGGAATACATCCTGCAACATGCAGAGCGATACAAGGATCTGGGAATGCTTCGGTGGGAAGACGGCAAAGACCATGCTTTGCCACAAGACTTTGCCGACATGCTCGGGTGGAAAGAGCTGGCCCACAAAGTGGATAAGATTTATGCGGGTCTTCCTGAACCAGGTAAAACATTGGTGCTCTGCGATAACTACGGTCAAGCCGGTGCCATCAATTACTACACCAATAAGAATATCAGGGCTGTCTCTTTCAATGCTGATTACGTCAACTGGTTTAACCTCGAACAACCATTTGATCATCTGATAAGGGTTAAAAGCTATACAGGCAGGGACAGCGAATTGGAGGAAACCAGTCCGTATTTCCATACTTCACTCGTATCGGATTCCATTACAAACCCATTTGCAAGGGAATACCGAACCACCGTTTACACATTTATAGGGGCTAAAGTGAACATCAATGAAAGAATAAAAGAAGAAATTGATAAAACAAAAAACTACCGCTGA
- a CDS encoding NAD(P)H-dependent glycerol-3-phosphate dehydrogenase: protein MEKIAILGGGSWATALAKILSENRAHVHWWMRNKQDVQHLIQYRHNPRYLSQVSFDLDYVKPSKDLRAVVAAADWVVLAVPAAFVQHVLADLPAEAFKGKVVVSAVKGMIPQENILITEYMERHYQVPDARQLVIAGPCHAEEVALEKQSYLTIGSHDLPTAERFCQLLRNRYVKANPLDDLDGIEYCAVMKNVIALACGIARGLNYGDNFQAVLVSNAMFEIERFLDAIMPIHRALSGSAYLGDLLVTAYSQFSRNRTFGNMIGRGYTVKSAQIEMNMVAEGYYAVRSIFELNRELQVDMPITNAVYHILYERISPAVEFEILKDKLK, encoded by the coding sequence TTGGAAAAAATAGCCATACTTGGGGGCGGAAGTTGGGCAACAGCCCTGGCGAAAATCCTCTCGGAGAACAGAGCACACGTACACTGGTGGATGCGCAACAAGCAGGATGTGCAGCACCTGATCCAATACCGGCACAACCCGCGCTACCTCAGCCAGGTGTCGTTCGACCTTGACTATGTAAAGCCGTCTAAGGACCTGCGAGCCGTGGTGGCTGCCGCTGACTGGGTGGTGCTGGCGGTGCCCGCCGCATTCGTGCAGCACGTACTCGCGGACCTTCCTGCAGAGGCTTTCAAAGGGAAAGTGGTGGTGTCTGCTGTGAAGGGCATGATACCGCAGGAGAACATCCTGATAACGGAGTATATGGAGCGCCACTACCAGGTGCCCGACGCGCGCCAGCTGGTGATTGCCGGCCCCTGCCACGCCGAGGAGGTGGCGCTTGAGAAGCAGTCGTACCTCACCATCGGCTCGCATGATCTGCCCACCGCCGAGCGCTTCTGCCAGTTGCTCCGCAACCGCTATGTGAAAGCCAACCCGCTCGACGACCTGGACGGCATTGAGTACTGCGCCGTGATGAAGAACGTGATTGCCCTGGCCTGCGGCATTGCCCGTGGCCTGAACTACGGCGATAACTTTCAGGCGGTGCTGGTGTCCAACGCCATGTTCGAGATTGAGCGATTCCTGGATGCCATCATGCCCATCCACCGCGCCCTGAGCGGCTCCGCCTACCTGGGCGACCTGCTGGTGACGGCTTACTCGCAGTTCAGCCGCAACCGCACCTTCGGCAACATGATTGGCCGCGGCTATACCGTTAAATCGGCCCAGATAGAGATGAACATGGTGGCGGAGGGTTATTATGCTGTGCGAAGCATTTTCGAGCTGAACAGGGAACTGCAGGTGGATATGCCCATCACGAATGCCGTGTATCATATCCTGTATGAGCGCATCTCGCCGGCGGTAGAGTTCGAAATCCTGAAGGACAAATTGAAGTAA
- a CDS encoding efflux RND transporter periplasmic adaptor subunit: MAKKKSKLIPILIGVLVLVLVGVLVAKKQGWIGKVEGIEVVLAKAKKTEIVEKVSASGKIQPETEVKISPDVSGEIIELQVEEGDSVVKGQLLLRIRPDNYQSMVDAQEASVNTSRANLAQARARLAQAEANFVQIEQNHARNKPLFDQKVISQSEWQEINANYEAMKAEVETARQGVRASQFGVQNAQASLKDARENLSKTTIYAPVSGTVSKLNVEQGERVVGTSQMAGTEIMSIANLNNMEVRVNVNENDIIRVALGDSVDVEVESYSSRDEKFKGVVTAIANTANDATTLEAVTEFEVRIRLLNDSYSHLKDITVRPLRPGMTASVDIITEKKSNVLSVPLSAVTTRSPGAPGGEAAPAGNAEPEEEGPQPNQGNAQPAAASDEPVKEVVFVYESATNTVETVEVETGISDFENIEILSGIKEGQEVVAGPFRAVSQTLKDGAKVAVKDEASLNKEAIAADTK; the protein is encoded by the coding sequence ATGGCTAAGAAAAAATCAAAGCTGATCCCTATTCTGATCGGAGTGCTCGTGCTGGTACTGGTGGGTGTGCTCGTCGCAAAAAAGCAAGGCTGGATCGGGAAGGTGGAAGGCATTGAAGTAGTGCTGGCAAAAGCGAAGAAAACCGAGATTGTGGAGAAGGTCAGTGCCTCCGGCAAGATACAGCCTGAGACAGAAGTGAAAATAAGCCCGGACGTGTCCGGCGAGATCATTGAGCTGCAGGTGGAGGAAGGGGACTCGGTGGTGAAAGGCCAGTTGTTGCTGCGCATCCGCCCCGACAACTACCAGTCGATGGTGGACGCGCAGGAAGCCTCGGTGAACACCTCGCGGGCCAACCTGGCGCAGGCACGGGCCCGGCTGGCGCAGGCAGAGGCAAACTTTGTGCAGATTGAACAGAACCACGCGCGAAACAAGCCGCTGTTCGACCAGAAAGTTATATCCCAGTCGGAGTGGCAGGAGATTAACGCCAATTACGAAGCCATGAAGGCGGAGGTGGAAACAGCGCGGCAAGGTGTGCGGGCATCGCAGTTTGGCGTGCAGAACGCCCAGGCCTCTTTGAAGGATGCCCGTGAAAACCTCAGCAAAACGACCATATATGCCCCGGTGAGCGGCACCGTCTCCAAGCTGAACGTGGAGCAGGGCGAGCGCGTGGTGGGAACCTCGCAAATGGCGGGTACCGAGATAATGAGCATCGCCAACCTCAACAACATGGAGGTGCGCGTAAACGTGAATGAGAACGACATCATCCGGGTGGCACTGGGCGACTCGGTGGATGTGGAGGTGGAATCTTACTCCAGCCGCGACGAGAAATTCAAGGGCGTGGTGACAGCCATCGCCAACACCGCCAACGACGCCACCACGCTGGAGGCCGTAACGGAGTTTGAGGTGCGCATCCGCCTGCTCAACGATTCCTACAGCCATCTCAAAGACATCACAGTGCGCCCGCTCCGCCCCGGAATGACGGCATCAGTTGACATCATCACCGAAAAGAAGTCAAACGTATTGTCTGTGCCTTTGTCTGCCGTTACAACGCGCTCGCCCGGTGCCCCCGGCGGTGAGGCCGCACCTGCCGGAAATGCAGAACCGGAGGAGGAGGGGCCGCAGCCGAACCAAGGCAATGCCCAGCCTGCCGCCGCCAGCGACGAGCCGGTGAAGGAAGTAGTTTTTGTATATGAAAGCGCCACGAATACCGTTGAAACCGTTGAAGTGGAAACCGGCATCAGCGATTTTGAGAACATCGAGATCCTCAGCGGCATAAAAGAAGGGCAGGAAGTGGTGGCGGGTCCGTTCAGAGCTGTGTCGCAGACGCTGAAAGACGGTGCCAAAGTAGCCGTGAAAGACGAGGCCTCGTTGAACAAAGAGGCCATCGCCGCGGATACAAAGTAG
- a CDS encoding TolC family protein — MKKELSKQLLLVIGLSLSGMAGAAAQQQGGGSDGTWSLEEAVNYARENNLQVRQSRLNNSVNQVDLNQLKFDRLPSINAGGSYNYNTGSFQDPVTFNLVTQDAQTGSFQLSASVPLFAGFQQVNQIKQSELDLQASQQDVLSAQNDITMQLVTAYLNILFADELTKISEQTRDLTRQQLERTRILFDAGSVAENAVLDLESQLAADELELINAQNQHDIARLSLMQLLNLPTTEDFQIEVPEIPEPDQNPVLVNGEQVYDVAAQTLPAIKAADLRVLSAAKALEVAKGGYYPRLSLNAGLFSRYSSTSQFLVGRQTVNEGLQRRELGFYDEGGNDAVVIYVPNIYEVPMYGDYPFFDQLQDNINKQVGLSLQVPILNGLQVRSSVQRAKLQQQNAKINADIARNNLRQTIEQAYVDALAAQRRYAAAKEQLRAAEKNYSNAQLRLNSGVINTVDFNIVANNYRAAQSNLAQAKYEYTFKLKVLDFYQGKDISL; from the coding sequence ATGAAAAAAGAATTATCAAAACAGCTGTTGCTGGTTATCGGCCTGTCCCTGTCGGGCATGGCTGGCGCGGCGGCCCAGCAGCAGGGAGGCGGCAGCGACGGCACATGGTCGTTAGAGGAGGCTGTGAACTATGCCAGAGAGAATAACCTGCAGGTGCGCCAGAGCCGGCTCAACAATAGCGTGAACCAGGTGGATCTGAACCAGCTTAAGTTTGACCGGCTCCCGAGCATCAACGCTGGCGGCAGCTACAATTACAATACAGGCTCGTTTCAGGACCCGGTTACTTTTAACCTCGTGACCCAGGACGCACAGACCGGAAGCTTTCAGTTGAGCGCCTCAGTGCCGCTCTTTGCGGGCTTTCAGCAGGTGAACCAGATAAAGCAGTCAGAACTGGACCTGCAGGCCAGCCAGCAGGATGTGTTGTCGGCGCAGAACGACATCACCATGCAGCTCGTTACCGCCTACCTCAACATCCTTTTCGCAGACGAGCTTACCAAGATATCCGAGCAAACGCGCGACCTGACCCGGCAGCAACTGGAGCGCACGCGCATCCTGTTTGACGCGGGCAGTGTGGCAGAAAACGCGGTGCTGGACCTGGAGTCGCAACTGGCGGCGGACGAACTGGAGCTGATCAACGCGCAGAACCAGCACGACATCGCCCGCCTCTCGCTGATGCAACTGCTGAACCTGCCCACCACAGAAGATTTCCAGATTGAAGTGCCGGAAATTCCTGAGCCGGACCAGAACCCGGTGCTCGTCAACGGCGAGCAGGTATATGACGTGGCTGCCCAGACGCTGCCTGCCATCAAAGCGGCTGACCTGCGCGTGCTGAGCGCCGCAAAGGCGCTTGAGGTGGCCAAAGGCGGTTATTACCCCCGCCTGAGTCTGAATGCAGGCTTATTTTCGAGGTACTCCAGCACGAGTCAGTTTCTGGTAGGCAGGCAGACGGTAAACGAAGGGCTGCAGCGCCGGGAGCTGGGCTTTTATGACGAGGGTGGCAATGATGCAGTAGTTATTTATGTGCCAAACATATATGAGGTCCCAATGTATGGTGATTATCCATTCTTCGACCAGCTGCAGGACAACATCAACAAGCAGGTAGGGTTATCGCTGCAGGTGCCCATTCTCAATGGGCTGCAGGTCCGCTCCAGCGTGCAGCGCGCCAAGCTGCAGCAGCAGAACGCCAAAATCAACGCAGATATTGCCCGCAACAACCTCCGCCAGACTATTGAGCAAGCCTACGTGGATGCCCTGGCTGCGCAGCGCAGGTACGCCGCCGCGAAAGAGCAGTTGCGGGCCGCCGAGAAAAACTACAGCAATGCCCAACTGCGCCTGAACAGCGGGGTGATCAACACCGTCGATTTTAACATTGTGGCCAACAACTACCGCGCCGCCCAGTCTAACCTGGCGCAGGCAAAGTATGAATACACGTTTAAACTGAAGGTCCTGGATTTCTACCAGGGCAAAGACATTTCTCTCTAA
- the sdaAB gene encoding L-serine ammonia-lyase, iron-sulfur-dependent subunit beta, producing the protein MAERSSVFDMIGPVMIGPSSSHTAGVVRIARAAIRILGAPPEEAVITFYNSFARTYEGHGSDRAIIAGLLDFKTDDKRIKDAFAHAGERGLKYSFKAIGNASTLHPNTIRLNLKGAGREVEVVGESRGGGVIRITEVDGFTASFSATLHTLIIDAGDVKGSIAFIASVLAHDECNIATMSVSRKGRNEQARQFIEMDSGIKPITLEYLRQLSWVKHVVYIPNIDL; encoded by the coding sequence ATGGCTGAAAGAAGCAGCGTATTTGATATGATAGGCCCCGTCATGATAGGACCCTCCAGTTCGCACACGGCCGGGGTGGTGCGCATTGCCAGGGCAGCCATCCGCATCCTTGGCGCTCCGCCCGAGGAGGCTGTCATTACCTTTTACAATTCTTTTGCCCGCACCTACGAGGGCCACGGCAGCGACAGGGCCATTATAGCAGGCCTGCTCGACTTCAAGACGGATGACAAGCGCATCAAGGACGCGTTCGCGCATGCCGGAGAGCGGGGATTGAAATACAGCTTTAAAGCCATCGGGAATGCTTCCACGCTGCACCCAAACACTATCCGGCTGAACCTGAAGGGAGCTGGCCGCGAAGTGGAGGTGGTGGGGGAGAGCCGGGGCGGCGGCGTGATCCGCATCACAGAAGTGGACGGGTTTACGGCGAGTTTCTCCGCCACCCTGCACACGCTCATCATCGACGCCGGGGACGTGAAGGGCAGCATCGCCTTTATTGCCTCTGTGCTGGCGCACGACGAGTGCAACATCGCCACCATGAGCGTTTCCAGGAAAGGGCGCAACGAGCAGGCCCGGCAGTTTATTGAGATGGACTCCGGCATCAAGCCCATCACACTGGAATACCTGCGGCAGCTGAGCTGGGTGAAGCACGTGGTTTATATCCCGAACATCGACCTATAA
- a CDS encoding tryptophan 2,3-dioxygenase family protein: MKHQFKPEVLDQLKRLEEKYVPLGQSLASYLEGLYHTDFLNYWDYIHLDTLLSLQNPRTTLPDEKIFIIYHQITELYFKLCLEEYRQIGDDPHITAEWFLKRLKRINRYFDNLINSFDVMVEGMDPKQFLQFRMALMPASGFQSVQYRLVEIASTDLRNLVDKDRRAALGLQSTQEEMIGCIYWKEGATEVASGTKTLTLLRFEEKYTAQLIQFAKEYEHKNVWSVYKRLPAEAQQDPAITNAMRSLDSNVNVNWPLVHYKSAVRYLQKDPEVIAATGGTNWQKYLPPRFQKRIFYPELWTDQEVGEWGRGWVERVLKELM, from the coding sequence ATGAAACACCAATTCAAGCCCGAGGTACTGGATCAGCTGAAGCGGCTGGAAGAAAAATATGTGCCGCTGGGCCAGAGCCTGGCTTCCTACCTCGAGGGGCTCTACCACACCGACTTCCTGAACTACTGGGACTATATCCACCTCGACACCCTCCTGAGCCTGCAAAACCCCCGCACCACCCTCCCCGACGAAAAGATATTTATCATTTACCACCAGATCACAGAACTCTATTTCAAGCTTTGCCTGGAAGAGTACCGCCAAATCGGGGACGACCCGCATATCACAGCCGAGTGGTTCCTGAAGCGCCTGAAGCGCATCAACCGCTACTTCGACAACCTGATCAACTCCTTTGATGTGATGGTGGAGGGCATGGACCCGAAGCAGTTTCTGCAGTTCCGGATGGCGCTGATGCCCGCCAGCGGCTTCCAGTCGGTGCAGTACCGTCTGGTGGAGATCGCCTCCACGGATTTGCGCAACCTCGTGGACAAGGACCGGAGGGCGGCCTTGGGGCTGCAAAGCACCCAGGAGGAGATGATCGGCTGCATCTACTGGAAAGAAGGGGCCACCGAGGTGGCGTCCGGCACCAAAACGCTGACGCTGCTGCGGTTTGAGGAAAAGTACACTGCCCAACTGATTCAGTTCGCAAAAGAGTACGAGCACAAGAACGTGTGGTCGGTGTACAAGCGGCTTCCGGCGGAGGCGCAGCAGGACCCGGCCATCACCAATGCCATGCGCTCGCTCGACAGCAACGTGAACGTGAACTGGCCCCTGGTGCATTACAAGTCTGCGGTGCGTTACCTCCAGAAAGACCCCGAGGTGATAGCGGCCACCGGCGGCACCAACTGGCAGAAGTACCTGCCCCCGCGCTTCCAGAAGCGCATCTTCTACCCCGAACTTTGGACAGACCAGGAGGTCGGCGAATGGGGACGGGGCTGGGTTGAGCGGGTGCTGAAGGAATTGATGTGA
- a CDS encoding NAD(P)/FAD-dependent oxidoreductase: protein MRKKELELVLAPEVAFDAQQLEREILKSAHLKPEDVKFLHRIKRSVDARGREVLVRVRADIYLDNPPADILSPRYHYPDVTNARRVVIVGAGSAGLFAALRCIELGLKPVVLERGKDVRNRRRDLAAINKEHTVNPDSNYCFGEGGAGTYSDGKLYTRSKKRGDLQRILQILVQHGATPDILFDAHPHIGTNKLPKIIEAIRERIRAAGGEVLFERRVTDFVVEQGEMRGVLTQDGAAYMGEAVILATGHSARDIFELLHAKGITVEAKPFAMGVRVEHQQSLIDHIQYKLEDRGPYLPASSYALVHQTHYNDKQRGIFSFCMCPGGFIVPSATAPGEVVVNGMSPSRRDSRFSNSGIVVAVELEDMDLKNHGPLAGLRMQQDLERKACAMAGGTQAAPAQLLQDFTGRKTGGPLLETSYQPGLVATDMNALFSEDMGYRLREGFKAFGSKMRGYLSNEAQIVGVESRTSSPVRIPRHRDTLEHVQVKRLFPCGEGAGYAGGIVSAAMDGERCAEMAAMKLGVRVSE, encoded by the coding sequence ATGAGAAAAAAAGAACTGGAACTGGTGCTGGCACCGGAGGTGGCCTTCGATGCGCAGCAGCTGGAGCGCGAGATACTGAAGAGTGCCCACCTGAAGCCAGAGGATGTAAAGTTCCTGCACCGGATAAAGCGCTCCGTCGATGCCCGCGGCCGCGAGGTGCTGGTCCGCGTGCGGGCTGACATATACCTCGACAACCCTCCTGCTGATATTCTTTCACCCAGATACCATTACCCGGATGTGACCAACGCCAGGCGCGTGGTGATTGTGGGGGCGGGCTCTGCCGGCTTGTTCGCGGCCCTGCGCTGCATCGAGCTTGGGCTGAAGCCTGTGGTGCTGGAACGCGGCAAAGACGTGCGCAACCGTCGCCGCGACCTCGCCGCCATCAACAAAGAGCATACCGTGAACCCGGATTCCAATTACTGTTTTGGGGAAGGCGGCGCCGGCACCTATTCTGATGGCAAGCTATATACCCGCTCCAAAAAGCGCGGCGACCTGCAGCGCATCCTCCAGATACTGGTGCAGCACGGCGCCACACCGGATATCCTGTTCGATGCGCACCCGCACATCGGCACGAACAAGCTTCCCAAAATTATCGAAGCTATCCGCGAGCGCATCCGGGCAGCGGGCGGCGAGGTGCTGTTCGAGAGGCGCGTGACGGATTTTGTGGTGGAGCAGGGCGAGATGCGCGGGGTGCTGACGCAGGACGGCGCAGCCTATATGGGCGAAGCCGTGATATTGGCCACCGGCCACAGCGCCCGCGATATTTTCGAGCTATTGCACGCCAAAGGCATCACTGTGGAAGCCAAGCCCTTTGCCATGGGCGTGCGGGTGGAGCACCAGCAAAGCCTGATCGACCACATCCAGTATAAGCTGGAGGACCGGGGGCCCTACCTGCCAGCCTCCTCCTACGCCCTGGTACACCAGACGCACTATAACGACAAACAGCGCGGCATTTTCTCCTTCTGCATGTGCCCCGGCGGGTTTATCGTGCCCTCGGCCACAGCACCCGGCGAGGTGGTGGTCAACGGCATGTCGCCGAGCCGCCGCGATTCGCGCTTCTCCAACTCGGGCATTGTGGTGGCGGTGGAACTGGAGGATATGGATTTGAAAAACCACGGACCGCTGGCGGGGCTGCGCATGCAGCAGGACCTGGAGCGGAAAGCCTGTGCGATGGCAGGCGGCACACAGGCGGCTCCGGCGCAGCTGCTGCAGGATTTTACGGGCCGCAAAACAGGCGGACCTTTGCTGGAAACGTCTTACCAGCCGGGCTTGGTGGCAACAGACATGAATGCGCTGTTTTCGGAGGATATGGGCTACCGCCTGCGCGAAGGCTTCAAGGCATTCGGCAGCAAAATGCGCGGCTACCTCTCGAACGAGGCGCAGATCGTGGGCGTGGAGAGCCGCACCTCCTCGCCTGTCCGCATCCCCCGCCACCGCGACACACTGGAGCATGTGCAGGTAAAGCGTTTGTTTCCCTGTGGCGAAGGAGCGGGCTATGCCGGGGGCATTGTTTCGGCGGCAATGGACGGCGAACGCTGTGCGGAAATGGCTGCCATGAAGCTTGGTGTTCGTGTCTCTGAATGA